A genomic region of Danio aesculapii chromosome 21, fDanAes4.1, whole genome shotgun sequence contains the following coding sequences:
- the LOC130215140 gene encoding fulditoxin: protein MMDLRVSAVLLLLFLTRGNSLKCYSCISATTSCEAKETTCLAGFSKCQSITVDQTIGSMEESTTTKQCALQCESGTQKLQSGITIINKCCDTDLCNAAGGMNKGSVVLLLSPLLFYFLA from the exons ATGATGGATCTGAGAGTGTCTGCTGTTCTTCTTCTGCTTTTTCTTACTagag GAAACTCACTCAAGTGCTACTCGTGCATTTCTGCGACGACTTCTTGTGAGGCAAAAGAGACGACTTGTCTAGCGGGATTTTCCAAATGTCAAAGTATAACAGTGGATCAAACCATAG GATCCATGGAAGAGTCCACCACGACTAAACAGTGTGCACTTCAGTGCGAATCTGGGACTCAAAAACTACAAAGTggaatcacaataattaacaagTGCTGTGACACTGATCTCTGCAATGCCGCAG GTGGGATGAATAAGGGAAGTGTTGTCCTGCTGTTGTCTCCTCTGCTCTTCTACTTTCTTGCTTAA